The Streptomyces sp. NBC_01775 genome includes a region encoding these proteins:
- a CDS encoding LysR family transcriptional regulator, which yields MDLRQLGYFVAVAEELHFGRAAARLHMSQPPLSRRIRELEEELDCRLLERSPRGVLLTDSGRVLLDEAKDLLEHAERAKEKVRQSTGHRTIVVGAVAGAGAALDAGTQETFRRRYPRAAVRLRECDLADPSAGLRTGQVDVAFTRLPFDTTGLAVRVLHEEPLVAVMPSSDPLAGSARIDVLDLRGRTTFRLPPGADPQWRDFWLAAGSDDPDMPVVSTIGECLHAVVWQSAVGLLPSAAAHRHATPGVSFVPLTGHRPSRVVLAWRAGEPDKLVLDLIDIAGNDAGPSHPAQSRRVL from the coding sequence ATGGACTTGAGGCAGCTTGGGTATTTCGTCGCTGTAGCCGAGGAACTGCACTTCGGCCGCGCCGCCGCCCGGCTGCACATGTCGCAGCCGCCGTTGAGTCGGCGCATCCGGGAACTGGAGGAGGAACTCGACTGCCGACTGCTGGAGCGGTCACCGCGAGGTGTGCTGCTCACGGACAGCGGCCGGGTCCTGCTCGACGAGGCGAAGGATCTGCTGGAACACGCCGAGCGGGCGAAGGAGAAGGTGCGACAGAGCACCGGACACCGCACGATCGTCGTCGGCGCGGTTGCCGGCGCGGGAGCGGCCCTCGACGCCGGGACGCAGGAGACCTTCCGCCGACGGTATCCGCGGGCAGCCGTCCGGCTGCGGGAGTGCGACTTGGCCGATCCGAGCGCGGGGTTGCGTACGGGGCAGGTCGATGTGGCCTTCACCCGCCTGCCCTTCGACACGACGGGCCTTGCCGTCCGGGTCCTCCACGAGGAACCCCTGGTGGCTGTCATGCCCTCCAGCGACCCACTGGCCGGGTCGGCCCGGATCGACGTCTTGGACCTGCGCGGACGCACGACGTTCCGGCTGCCGCCGGGGGCCGACCCGCAGTGGCGTGACTTCTGGCTCGCCGCCGGCTCCGACGATCCGGACATGCCCGTGGTGAGCACGATCGGCGAGTGCCTGCACGCTGTCGTGTGGCAGTCGGCCGTCGGCCTGCTCCCGTCGGCCGCGGCTCACCGCCACGCGACCCCGGGCGTCAGCTTCGTGCCCCTCACCGGCCACCGCCCCAGCCGCGTGGTGCTCGCCTGGCGGGCCGGTGAGCCCGACAAGCTCGTCCTCGACCTGATCGACATCGCCGGCAACGACGCGGGGCCGAGCCACCCCGCCCAGTCCAGGCGGGTTCTCTGA